The Zobellia alginiliquefaciens genome contains a region encoding:
- a CDS encoding glycoside hydrolase family 5 protein encodes MKNTVLLFIAFTINLGFFIGCAQTDNVDKIATPDTVESIDDRENEEMERTEEDDNEDMQEITPKDFVMDMGAGWNLGNAMDTEDEDETAWGNPLTTKAMIDEIAKKGFKTLRLPVTWRFHMGSAPDYVIEKEWLDKVEAIANFALDNDMYVILNIHHDEAWIIPTYEKAPAVKEQLTKVWTQIANRFKSYNEYLIFETLNEPRHEDTPEEWNGGTAEGRDAVNQFHQVSLDAIRATGGNNATRKIMVSTYAASTSQNALDAYTVPNDDENVLVSVHSYFPYLFALEGSDPTWGTEADKSELTQELNKIYEKFEKEGRAVVMGEWGSTFSDNPEDRLAHAEFYANGCVERGICPVWWDNGNLDEFAIFNRNTLEWNYPEIADAIVKAVKDRNSMGKTN; translated from the coding sequence ATGAAAAATACAGTTTTACTATTTATAGCTTTTACCATAAACCTTGGCTTTTTTATTGGGTGCGCCCAGACAGACAACGTAGACAAGATAGCTACGCCCGATACCGTAGAAAGTATAGATGATAGGGAAAACGAGGAAATGGAGCGTACTGAAGAAGATGATAATGAGGATATGCAAGAAATCACTCCTAAAGATTTTGTAATGGATATGGGTGCCGGTTGGAATTTGGGGAATGCTATGGATACCGAAGATGAAGATGAAACCGCGTGGGGTAATCCGTTGACAACTAAAGCAATGATTGATGAGATTGCTAAAAAAGGTTTTAAAACCTTACGGTTACCCGTTACATGGAGGTTTCATATGGGTTCCGCACCGGATTATGTAATAGAAAAAGAGTGGTTGGACAAGGTTGAGGCGATTGCCAATTTTGCTTTGGATAATGACATGTATGTCATCCTGAATATTCATCATGATGAAGCCTGGATTATCCCTACTTATGAAAAGGCTCCGGCTGTAAAGGAGCAGTTGACAAAAGTTTGGACACAAATAGCGAACAGATTTAAATCTTACAATGAATACCTAATTTTTGAGACCCTAAACGAGCCAAGGCATGAAGATACGCCTGAAGAATGGAACGGAGGTACTGCCGAGGGGCGTGATGCAGTTAATCAATTTCATCAAGTTAGCTTGGATGCCATCCGTGCAACGGGTGGTAACAATGCAACCCGGAAAATTATGGTTTCCACTTATGCCGCAAGCACAAGTCAAAATGCCCTAGACGCCTATACCGTTCCCAATGACGATGAAAACGTACTTGTTTCCGTACACAGTTATTTTCCTTATTTATTCGCTCTTGAAGGAAGTGACCCTACATGGGGCACCGAAGCTGATAAATCAGAACTCACTCAGGAGTTAAATAAAATTTACGAGAAATTTGAAAAAGAGGGTAGAGCGGTTGTAATGGGGGAATGGGGCTCTACATTTAGCGATAATCCTGAAGACCGTTTGGCACACGCAGAATTCTATGCTAACGGCTGTGTTGAGAGGGGCATTTGCCCTGTTTGGTGGGACAACGGAAATCTTGATGAATTTGCAATTTTTAATAGGAACACCTTAGAATGGAACTACCCGGAAATTGCAGATGCAATTGTTAAAGCAGTTAAGGACCGTAATTCTATGGGTAAAACGAATTGA
- a CDS encoding carbohydrate binding domain-containing protein — protein sequence MKYILNFTLDKVALLLMALVISVFSSCESDDEGGEVNTASTVRMKTLPKVAYVLGEALDLSEIVISMDKDGDTVDVPFSSFSAENITVEPSNGTVLNFDHQQITIKIGDTGKGLIQSISVTNNVVELEVKTKATENYVDGQKLDLADMEVTLVYEDGTKENLVFDDFGTEIQTVPMHGDILSTENSEVTVTYVSTKAKITQDIQVVPFAPISGVLTTEPVKSEYEIGERLELAGTVLTYTMSTGEEVIIPFEDFEAFGLTASPANEEKLKATDEEVQIMHASGVSVSVPITVNTLDVTAMVMETKPEKTLYVAGETIDLKGLTLRLSLNGKDDLIVSSEDFDIYGIISTPAQGEVYAEGSSEIVISYPDLVDTVSISLSSETIYESDFSGGIDGWSANQNGGGSVNFFAEDNELIAKDIVVGANPWDVQLFRGGIVLDKDAKYKLTVIVKAYPGQGDFWFSLSVGDGTGRDGWQAYGAADGVWLAGDTEYQTYEREFVMGQETTTGARILLDIGNQTNGIMVQYVKLEKL from the coding sequence ATGAAATATATTCTAAATTTTACACTAGATAAAGTTGCGCTGCTGCTAATGGCATTGGTGATTTCTGTTTTTTCTTCCTGCGAAAGTGATGATGAAGGCGGCGAAGTAAATACAGCTTCCACGGTACGCATGAAAACGCTGCCTAAAGTAGCCTATGTATTAGGGGAAGCATTGGACCTTTCCGAAATTGTGATTTCTATGGATAAGGATGGGGATACGGTAGATGTTCCATTTTCCTCATTTTCCGCAGAAAATATTACAGTTGAACCCAGTAATGGTACTGTACTTAACTTTGATCACCAACAGATTACCATAAAAATAGGAGATACCGGTAAAGGGTTGATACAGTCCATTAGCGTAACAAATAATGTGGTTGAATTAGAGGTGAAAACAAAAGCGACCGAGAACTACGTAGATGGTCAAAAGTTGGACCTTGCAGATATGGAGGTTACATTGGTTTATGAGGACGGAACTAAAGAAAATCTAGTTTTTGATGATTTTGGTACGGAAATTCAAACTGTTCCCATGCATGGAGATATTCTGTCTACGGAAAACTCCGAAGTAACGGTGACGTATGTCTCTACAAAAGCGAAAATAACACAGGACATACAGGTAGTACCGTTTGCTCCAATAAGTGGTGTTTTAACAACAGAACCAGTTAAATCTGAATATGAAATAGGCGAAAGGTTAGAGTTGGCGGGTACTGTTTTGACCTATACCATGTCCACTGGGGAAGAAGTAATTATTCCATTCGAAGATTTTGAAGCTTTTGGATTGACGGCATCCCCAGCAAATGAGGAAAAATTGAAGGCTACAGACGAAGAGGTGCAAATAATGCATGCATCCGGTGTTTCGGTTTCGGTTCCAATTACCGTCAATACCTTAGATGTTACTGCAATGGTAATGGAAACCAAGCCAGAGAAGACTTTGTATGTAGCAGGCGAAACGATTGATTTAAAAGGGCTGACCCTGCGATTATCGTTGAATGGCAAAGACGATCTTATCGTTTCAAGTGAAGATTTTGATATCTACGGAATTATATCCACTCCTGCTCAAGGAGAAGTTTATGCCGAAGGTTCTTCGGAGATTGTTATATCCTATCCTGATTTGGTGGATACGGTTTCCATATCATTAAGTTCGGAAACTATCTATGAGTCGGATTTCTCAGGAGGTATAGATGGTTGGAGTGCCAATCAAAACGGGGGAGGTTCAGTTAATTTCTTTGCAGAGGATAATGAATTAATTGCTAAGGATATTGTTGTAGGGGCTAATCCTTGGGATGTGCAGCTATTCAGAGGAGGAATAGTTTTAGATAAAGATGCCAAGTATAAACTTACCGTAATTGTTAAAGCATATCCAGGACAAGGAGATTTCTGGTTCAGCCTCTCGGTCGGCGATGGCACAGGTAGGGATGGTTGGCAAGCGTATGGTGCAGCTGATGGCGTCTGGTTGGCCGGTGATACCGAGTACCAGACGTATGAGAGAGAATTTGTAATGGGGCAAGAAACTACGACCGGAGCCCGTATTTTATTGGATATAGGTAACCAAACGAACGGTATTATGGTACAGTACGTAAAGTTGGAGAAGTTATAG
- a CDS encoding DUF5627 domain-containing protein: protein MNTRYFIAILTGLFMASCSNTEPEFDDFETQSVYFPYQTPARTLVLGNYNQGINEADNAHRFEITALMTGVYSNDEERKIHFEVDNSLLANVANVQALPADYYTFETISPVSISSGDTKARIQVQLYDGFFNDTLSFGEVNTTNYVIPLRITQADNIDSVHSGRSFEGIPDLDRVNAAHWDILPKDYTLFGIKYMNRFHGNYLRRGTDMITTGTPILGREYNAEFTVDDEIAFVETSGFNKVHVQNIIGRGENSSPGNVDMELTFTDDTCIISSFKDDPYGISGTGQFVEGGDTWGDKPRDVIYLDYTYTDADNSETHAVKDTLVIRDRTAVFEEFEIELK, encoded by the coding sequence ATGAACACAAGATATTTCATTGCCATACTTACAGGCCTGTTTATGGCGTCGTGTAGCAATACAGAACCTGAATTTGATGATTTTGAAACTCAATCGGTTTACTTTCCGTATCAAACTCCAGCTAGAACCTTGGTTTTAGGTAATTATAATCAGGGTATAAATGAAGCAGATAATGCACATCGTTTTGAAATTACGGCTTTAATGACAGGTGTGTACTCCAATGATGAGGAAAGAAAGATTCATTTTGAAGTAGACAATAGCCTGTTGGCAAACGTTGCCAATGTCCAAGCCTTACCTGCGGATTATTATACTTTTGAGACTATTAGTCCGGTAAGTATTTCTTCAGGAGATACTAAAGCACGTATTCAGGTGCAGTTGTATGACGGATTTTTCAATGATACATTGTCTTTTGGCGAGGTGAATACCACTAACTACGTAATTCCGCTTAGAATTACACAAGCCGATAATATTGATAGTGTACACTCGGGCAGAAGCTTTGAGGGTATTCCAGATTTAGACAGGGTGAATGCGGCACATTGGGATATACTTCCCAAAGACTATACATTGTTCGGAATAAAATATATGAACAGGTTTCATGGCAACTACCTTAGAAGAGGAACCGACATGATTACTACCGGCACCCCTATTTTAGGTAGGGAATACAATGCAGAATTTACGGTAGATGACGAAATAGCGTTTGTAGAGACCAGTGGGTTTAACAAAGTTCATGTTCAGAATATTATAGGTAGAGGAGAGAATTCTAGCCCTGGTAATGTAGATATGGAACTAACTTTTACGGATGACACTTGTATTATTTCTAGTTTCAAGGATGATCCTTATGGTATAAGTGGTACCGGTCAATTTGTGGAAGGTGGTGATACATGGGGAGATAAGCCTAGGGATGTTATTTATCTAGATTATACCTACACGGATGCTGATAATTCAGAAACACATGCGGTTAAAGATACTTTGGTAATACGAGATAGAACTGCTGTTTTTGAAGAGTTTGAAATTGAACTAAAATAA
- a CDS encoding RagB/SusD family nutrient uptake outer membrane protein, which translates to MKNILKNITLFTLFSSIAACSLVEPVDENLLGEERLNFDPAFAEGVLLNAYENMVDQFAFTDVATDDAVHNYLSGYRRMATGEWNAQNAFTSRWWQYEHVLYANKFITLIDEVVWKRDEETNALFKERLYGEAVALRALRHFWILQEHGGRGQSGQLLGIPYITEFYEFDADFNTPRLGFEETVTQIIADFDEALEYLPMDYDGDLAKRPSRYNDSDDDKYQFVFGKDQDARINGRIIKAFKAKLYLLAASPAYMNGQGGYYQDAADILAELLNNIGGIGGLDPTGHYNFYEFPIGTRNFPEVLWRGNASAGMTWVESQHFPPSLNGSGQLNPSQNLVEAFPMLDGFPFSESHPDYNATNPFENRDTRLQRYILYNGNDLNGRVININSAGVDGIDQVSQRSTRSGHYLKKLLDQKINISADGSISASEKFNVYVRYTDLFLMLAEAANELGGPDQMVGGMSARNILAAIRARAGIGLENSDAYLSSIASQEDMRNLIRNERRLELCFEGHRLYDLRRWNIFDETPDAIGLQFNGGEYNEFSVEPRLYNANANYAPIPQNEVVRFNLIEQNEGW; encoded by the coding sequence ATGAAGAATATACTTAAAAATATAACCCTTTTCACGTTGTTTTCATCTATTGCGGCGTGTAGTTTGGTTGAACCTGTAGATGAAAATTTGTTAGGAGAGGAGCGTCTTAATTTTGACCCTGCTTTTGCAGAGGGGGTATTGCTCAATGCCTACGAGAATATGGTAGACCAGTTCGCTTTTACAGATGTAGCTACAGATGACGCCGTTCATAATTATTTAAGCGGTTATAGAAGAATGGCCACCGGTGAATGGAATGCCCAAAATGCTTTTACCAGCAGATGGTGGCAGTATGAACACGTGCTGTATGCCAATAAGTTTATAACATTAATAGATGAGGTAGTTTGGAAACGGGATGAAGAGACCAATGCACTTTTTAAAGAGCGATTATATGGCGAAGCAGTAGCATTGAGGGCGCTTAGACATTTTTGGATTTTACAGGAACACGGTGGGCGTGGGCAATCGGGCCAGCTTTTGGGAATCCCGTATATCACGGAATTTTATGAGTTTGATGCTGATTTCAACACTCCTAGATTAGGTTTTGAAGAAACGGTAACCCAGATTATTGCAGATTTTGATGAGGCTCTAGAATATTTACCAATGGATTATGATGGTGACTTGGCAAAGAGACCATCAAGATATAATGATTCCGATGACGACAAATATCAATTTGTATTCGGAAAAGACCAAGATGCACGAATAAACGGTAGAATTATTAAAGCTTTTAAGGCAAAGTTGTATTTGTTGGCAGCAAGTCCGGCCTACATGAACGGACAGGGTGGATATTACCAAGATGCCGCAGATATTCTTGCTGAACTTTTGAACAATATTGGGGGAATAGGAGGTCTTGACCCTACGGGGCATTACAATTTTTATGAATTTCCAATTGGTACAAGAAATTTCCCTGAAGTATTGTGGCGAGGTAACGCTTCCGCTGGTATGACGTGGGTAGAAAGTCAGCATTTCCCCCCTTCTTTAAACGGAAGTGGCCAACTAAATCCGTCTCAGAATTTAGTGGAAGCTTTTCCTATGTTAGACGGATTCCCATTTTCTGAATCACATCCTGATTACAATGCGACCAATCCTTTTGAAAATAGAGATACTAGACTACAGAGGTACATATTGTATAACGGTAATGATTTGAACGGAAGAGTAATAAATATTAATAGCGCAGGTGTTGACGGTATTGATCAGGTTTCTCAACGATCCACACGCTCAGGACACTATTTAAAAAAACTGCTTGACCAAAAAATCAACATTAGTGCAGATGGTAGTATTTCCGCTTCCGAAAAATTTAACGTTTATGTACGGTATACAGATTTATTTTTGATGCTTGCCGAAGCGGCCAATGAATTGGGTGGTCCTGATCAAATGGTAGGGGGCATGTCTGCAAGGAATATTTTGGCAGCCATTAGAGCACGAGCGGGTATCGGTCTTGAAAATTCAGATGCTTATTTAAGCAGTATAGCTTCCCAAGAAGACATGAGAAACTTAATCCGTAATGAACGCCGGTTAGAGCTTTGTTTTGAAGGACATCGTTTATATGATTTAAGGAGATGGAATATTTTTGATGAAACTCCAGATGCAATAGGCTTGCAGTTTAACGGCGGGGAGTATAATGAATTTTCAGTAGAGCCAAGGCTATACAATGCAAATGCCAATTATGCGCCAATTCCTCAGAACGAGGTGGTAAGATTCAACCTTATTGAGCAGAACGAGGGTTGGTAG
- a CDS encoding SusC/RagA family TonB-linked outer membrane protein produces MIQLNILTKLLLGGCLCMLCCLSVTAQTIDSTSTVVLENQPDKLESNLQEEVHLGFQTTTKHDIIGSSSTVKPGDFLKFDTTQWVRDALGGRLTGLRGGSSIRGLGEALIVVDGIPGRSIDLLNMEEIEEITILKDANVSALYGAMARNGVIVVTTKRGSTETQFNISASTGVRLPISMPNYLNSADYMEYFNEARANDGLGELYSAEQIQNHRSGTNPYRYPDVDFHDDGNFNPLTPYSNVTADFSGGSENTRFYINLGFKSDGSFQSVNPENDKGAKRFNVRGNIDFKVNDWIKSSLDVVAIIDKNKTSLSNIYAEGDSIRPNLYSPLLPISEIDFSANPELRGIVDAANQYDGFLLGGNQVYNGGAIASIYAGGYQTNMTRMSQVNNAIDFDLSAITEGLSAKSYVSFDFYNIYNLSVQNEYAVYEPTWNDDNKIIDLVNVRDNDLKDQVENVNTDVFAIRYGFYGLLNYEKQLTEDHAIDASLIGFANNTYVRDEKQSAKNSHVALSLNYDYKKKIYANFSGAYVNSVKLADGNRAKLAPTVGLAYILTQEPSLKDSSWLNYFKLRTSMGVVYTDLGIQDYFLYDAIYQQDGGGYSWGDTNGAGYNNASTKILRGQNPNLDFEKRTDYTLGFEALLFSKMWLEGNVFQSIIGEQVIRASTLYPDYYNSFRPYNNFNKDQYSGFEVGMNYRTKTENSTFDIGARALYTTSKRTIVDEVYEDAYQNRKGTPVDAIWGLESLGLFGVDEFNEDGSLTGNLPTQYGTVKPGDIKYKDQNGDNVVNDQDIVQIGRYAAPWSFGSDITWSYKAFTFFALLTAEIGGDGMLTGNYYRPQGDAKYSDVVEGRWTEATADTATFPRLSSTGNTNNFEKNSTYWMYSNDNFRIQRVQLTFDLPSQLVDKLKMKDINLFTSVSNLAEFSKNKDVRQLQLGFNPMFRYYSFGARMKF; encoded by the coding sequence ATGATACAATTGAATATACTTACAAAACTTCTGCTCGGTGGATGCCTCTGTATGCTGTGCTGTCTATCCGTAACGGCCCAAACTATAGATTCGACCAGTACGGTGGTTTTAGAGAACCAACCGGATAAGCTAGAGTCTAATTTGCAAGAAGAAGTACACTTAGGGTTCCAAACAACTACAAAACATGATATTATTGGATCCTCCTCAACCGTTAAACCTGGTGATTTTCTAAAATTTGATACTACCCAATGGGTGCGTGATGCCTTAGGTGGTAGGTTAACCGGATTGAGAGGGGGTAGCAGTATTCGCGGGCTGGGGGAAGCCTTAATAGTAGTAGATGGTATTCCTGGCCGTAGTATAGACCTCCTAAATATGGAGGAGATTGAGGAAATTACAATTCTTAAGGATGCCAACGTTTCCGCTCTCTATGGTGCAATGGCAAGAAATGGGGTTATAGTAGTAACTACAAAACGAGGTTCTACTGAAACACAATTTAATATTAGTGCCAGTACCGGGGTAAGACTACCTATTAGTATGCCCAATTATTTGAACTCGGCAGATTATATGGAGTATTTCAATGAAGCACGTGCCAATGACGGTTTGGGCGAACTATATTCTGCAGAACAAATACAAAACCACAGAAGTGGTACTAACCCGTACAGATACCCAGATGTTGATTTTCATGATGATGGTAACTTTAATCCCTTGACGCCTTATTCGAATGTTACGGCAGATTTTTCCGGGGGATCGGAAAATACCAGGTTCTATATCAATCTCGGGTTTAAATCAGATGGTAGTTTTCAGTCGGTAAACCCTGAAAATGACAAAGGAGCAAAACGGTTCAATGTACGGGGTAATATAGATTTCAAAGTTAATGATTGGATCAAAAGTAGCTTGGACGTTGTGGCAATTATAGACAAGAACAAAACTTCGTTAAGTAATATTTATGCTGAGGGCGATTCTATAAGACCTAACTTATATTCCCCATTACTGCCAATAAGCGAAATAGATTTTTCTGCAAATCCTGAATTACGCGGTATTGTTGATGCGGCCAATCAGTATGATGGTTTTCTATTAGGGGGTAACCAAGTGTACAATGGCGGGGCTATAGCTAGTATTTATGCAGGTGGTTACCAAACCAACATGACCCGTATGAGTCAGGTGAACAATGCTATAGATTTTGATTTGAGCGCAATTACTGAAGGGTTGTCCGCAAAAAGCTATGTGAGTTTTGATTTTTACAATATTTACAATCTAAGTGTTCAGAATGAATATGCCGTCTACGAGCCTACTTGGAACGATGATAATAAAATCATCGATTTGGTCAATGTGAGAGATAACGATCTTAAAGACCAAGTTGAGAATGTGAATACTGATGTCTTTGCGATTAGATATGGCTTTTATGGTTTACTCAATTATGAAAAACAATTAACAGAAGACCATGCCATAGATGCGTCGTTAATCGGTTTTGCAAATAATACGTATGTGCGTGATGAGAAACAATCGGCTAAAAATAGTCATGTGGCCTTAAGCTTGAATTATGATTACAAGAAAAAGATTTACGCAAATTTTAGTGGGGCCTATGTGAATTCAGTTAAATTGGCGGATGGCAATAGAGCAAAGCTTGCGCCTACAGTGGGTCTGGCATACATATTAACTCAAGAACCTTCTTTAAAAGACTCGTCTTGGTTAAACTATTTCAAGCTGAGAACATCCATGGGCGTTGTGTATACCGATCTTGGTATTCAAGACTATTTCTTGTACGATGCCATTTATCAACAAGACGGAGGAGGCTATAGTTGGGGAGATACCAACGGAGCTGGTTACAACAATGCTTCTACCAAAATTTTACGAGGTCAAAACCCAAACTTGGACTTTGAAAAAAGAACGGATTATACTTTAGGTTTTGAGGCGTTGCTGTTCAGTAAGATGTGGTTAGAGGGTAATGTTTTTCAATCTATTATAGGGGAGCAGGTGATAAGGGCTTCTACTTTGTATCCTGATTATTATAACTCGTTTAGACCGTACAACAACTTTAATAAAGACCAGTACTCAGGTTTTGAAGTAGGGATGAATTATCGCACAAAAACAGAGAATTCTACTTTTGATATTGGAGCAAGGGCCTTATATACTACTTCAAAAAGAACTATAGTTGATGAGGTTTATGAAGATGCGTATCAGAATAGAAAAGGCACCCCTGTAGATGCCATTTGGGGGCTTGAATCCTTAGGCTTGTTCGGTGTTGATGAATTTAACGAAGACGGGAGTTTAACGGGAAATCTGCCAACACAATACGGAACGGTCAAACCCGGTGATATTAAATATAAGGACCAAAATGGGGATAATGTGGTCAATGATCAAGATATAGTCCAAATTGGGCGTTATGCAGCACCATGGAGTTTTGGGTCGGATATAACGTGGTCCTATAAAGCCTTTACCTTCTTTGCACTTTTAACTGCGGAAATTGGTGGTGACGGTATGTTGACAGGAAATTATTATAGGCCACAGGGCGATGCAAAATATTCAGATGTAGTTGAAGGTAGATGGACGGAAGCAACTGCCGATACGGCAACCTTTCCTAGACTTTCTTCTACCGGAAACACCAACAATTTTGAAAAAAATTCTACCTATTGGATGTATAGCAACGATAATTTCAGAATACAGAGAGTTCAGTTAACGTTCGATCTACCTTCTCAATTGGTAGATAAATTGAAGATGAAGGATATTAATTTGTTTACTTCGGTCTCAAATCTTGCGGAGTTTTCTAAGAATAAGGATGTAAGACAATTGCAGCTCGGTTTTAATCCAATGTTCCGCTATTATTCTTTTGGGGCAAGAATGAAATTTTAA
- a CDS encoding RagB/SusD family nutrient uptake outer membrane protein, protein MRKIFKLIFGICFLGIFASCEDYLDKSIETELTEEEVFKNFDSAQGFVEEMYAMIVDYSTAAHWQHFHCYAEDAVGIDTWQFDYAIDEGRYWEWQRSGPGSMFDGNTNTSAELPFDRAKLWPSSWAGLRKSNIVIADADSLMTDATQIEKDVVLGQAHFFRAFFHHEIMKFWGSIPYIDRVLDDDWKIERPADWSETALKIDEDFQKAVDLLPVDWDDPDFEPGLKSRGENMFRLTKGAALSLKAKNLLYAASPLMQNSASTYDYDTELAKRAADTFAEVLKMSRYSLTPWDEYESVFYSTQGRYPYSSEYIFSQAGSVGWFQNFLSTNWQLGAIGQNNLASFPTHNYIQDNFGMSDGLSIEDSPLYDPATPWENRDPRLYKWLVIDGDQMVENLGAATGENEVHRYAQFYKDGAHRYPNKGNGSRTGYVAKKWFPVGFNNFDNQGVFAWRLHVRLTDVYLMYAEAALVAYGINGKPADFDLSALDAVNKIRERAVPDGSLNVQPEYLTSDNAFMDEIRRERAVELSYESHRWMDIRRWKLGTQEKYKLKTEIIFDRNAEGKPINFVERVLRTKVFEDKHYWLPFPKNDTEIYEGFPQNPGW, encoded by the coding sequence ATGCGTAAGATATTCAAACTGATATTTGGAATATGTTTTCTGGGAATATTCGCCTCTTGTGAAGATTATCTAGATAAATCCATAGAGACAGAGCTAACGGAAGAGGAAGTGTTTAAAAATTTTGATAGCGCTCAAGGTTTCGTGGAAGAAATGTATGCCATGATCGTAGATTACAGTACGGCGGCACACTGGCAACATTTTCACTGTTATGCAGAAGATGCAGTTGGTATTGATACATGGCAATTTGACTATGCCATAGACGAAGGACGGTACTGGGAATGGCAAAGAAGCGGTCCGGGAAGCATGTTTGACGGAAATACCAATACAAGTGCGGAATTACCTTTTGACAGGGCCAAGTTATGGCCAAGTAGTTGGGCCGGTCTTAGAAAATCAAATATTGTTATTGCCGATGCAGATAGTTTAATGACTGATGCCACGCAAATAGAGAAGGATGTGGTTTTAGGACAGGCTCACTTTTTTAGAGCGTTCTTTCATCATGAAATCATGAAGTTCTGGGGAAGCATTCCATACATTGATCGTGTGTTGGATGATGATTGGAAGATAGAAAGACCGGCTGATTGGTCGGAAACGGCACTAAAAATAGATGAAGATTTTCAAAAGGCCGTTGATTTACTTCCTGTTGATTGGGATGACCCAGACTTTGAGCCAGGCTTAAAATCAAGGGGCGAGAATATGTTCAGGCTCACTAAAGGAGCAGCGTTGTCTTTAAAAGCAAAGAACCTGCTTTATGCGGCAAGTCCTTTAATGCAAAACAGCGCTAGTACGTATGATTATGATACAGAGTTGGCAAAACGCGCGGCGGATACGTTTGCCGAGGTATTAAAAATGTCCAGATATAGTCTAACGCCATGGGATGAATATGAGAGTGTTTTCTATTCTACTCAAGGTAGGTACCCTTATTCCTCAGAATATATTTTTAGTCAAGCTGGGTCTGTGGGCTGGTTTCAAAATTTCCTGTCTACCAACTGGCAACTTGGGGCAATTGGTCAGAACAACCTAGCTTCGTTCCCAACGCACAATTACATTCAGGACAATTTTGGAATGAGTGACGGTTTGTCTATTGAGGATAGTCCGCTTTATGACCCTGCGACCCCTTGGGAGAATAGAGATCCTAGACTTTATAAATGGCTTGTTATAGATGGTGACCAAATGGTTGAAAACCTTGGTGCAGCTACAGGTGAAAATGAGGTACATCGTTACGCTCAATTCTATAAGGATGGAGCCCACCGTTACCCAAATAAAGGAAATGGCTCAAGAACGGGTTATGTAGCTAAAAAATGGTTCCCGGTTGGTTTCAACAATTTTGATAATCAAGGGGTTTTCGCATGGCGATTGCATGTACGGTTAACCGATGTATATCTAATGTATGCCGAGGCTGCTCTAGTTGCTTACGGAATTAATGGAAAACCGGCAGACTTTGATTTATCGGCGTTAGATGCTGTTAATAAAATTAGGGAAAGAGCAGTACCGGACGGTAGTTTAAATGTCCAGCCCGAATACCTAACTAGTGATAATGCTTTTATGGATGAAATACGCCGCGAGCGTGCCGTAGAATTGTCGTACGAATCGCATCGTTGGATGGATATTAGAAGATGGAAGCTGGGTACCCAAGAAAAATATAAGCTTAAAACAGAGATAATTTTTGACCGTAATGCAGAAGGCAAACCTATAAATTTTGTCGAAAGGGTTTTAAGGACCAAAGTCTTTGAAGACAAGCACTATTGGCTGCCTTTTCCTAAAAATGATACTGAAATATATGAAGGTTTCCCACAAAACCCAGGTTGGTAA